In Eretmochelys imbricata isolate rEreImb1 chromosome 4, rEreImb1.hap1, whole genome shotgun sequence, a single window of DNA contains:
- the SCRG1 gene encoding scrapie-responsive protein 1, whose product MMKMKILSALVLLSMLLGTNMMPFSRLSCYKKVLKDRNCHSIPEGVASLRRIDGNLQDHFWEGQSCEMICYCNFSELLCCPKGIFFGPKISFVIPCNNQ is encoded by the exons ATGATGAAAATGAAGATTCTATCAGCTCTTGTTTTGCTGAGCATGCTGCTTGGTACTAACATGATGCCTTTCAGTCGACTTTCTTGTTACAAGAAAGTGCTAAAAGATCGCAACTGTCACAGCATCCCAGAGGGTGTGGCCAGTCTTCGACGCATTGATGGAAATCTTCAAGACCACTTTTGGGAAGGGCAAAGCTGTGAGATGATCTGTTACTGCAATTTTAGTGAATTACTCTGCTGCCCAAA AGGTATTTTCTTTGGACCAAAGATCTCTTTCGTGATCCCTTGCAACAATCAATGA